The genomic interval ACGACATTCCAGAACGCGTTGATGTAGTCGGGACGCTTGTTTTGATAGTTCAAGTAGTAAGCGTGTTCCCACACATCGAGACCAAGGATCGGTGTTCGACCTTCGGAAAGCGGGGTATCTTGGTTCGGGGTGCTTTCGACGACGAGCGAACCGTTGTCGACAGACAACCACGCCCAACCGCTGCCAAAGCGAGTGGCAGCAGCCGCTGCGAACTTCTCTTTGAATTGGTCGAAGCTACCGAAAGTGCTGTTGATCGCATCGCCCAGTTCGCCGGACGGTGCACCGCCACCATTCGGGCACAGCACGGTCCAGAACAAGTTGTGATTCGCCGTTCCGCCACCGTTATTGCGAACCGCACCGCGAATGTCTTCCGGGACAGCGGCCAAATCGCTCATCAAGTCTTCGATGGACTTCGATTCCAAGTCCGACTTACCTTCAATCGCCGCATTGACTTTGTTGATGTAAGCCTGATGGTGCTTCGTGTGGTGAATTTCCATCGTCTTCGCATCGATGTGCGGTTCCAATGCGTCGTACGCATAGGGCAGCTCGGGCAGCGTGTACGCCATGAGTCTCTCCTAGGTTGAGGGGATGTTCGAAGTTGTTCCAATCATCTATGCCGCGACGGCCTCAAACCGAGACCGTCGACGGTCTTATTCTAGACACTCCTTCCCTACCCACAACCGACGGGGTGGGAGAAAATCCCAGGTTTCTCAGTCATCTTCAACCTGACCGTGCCGTGGTGGATTCCCGTTGCCGGCGTATGCCACTTACTCGCGGTTCGTTTCGTGGCGAACTGCCAACGGCAGGACAAGCCCGATCAGCACACACAGTAAGCTCACCGTCGCAACGAGCAGCAGCCCGAAAAACAGCTCCGTCTCAGACAGAGGCAATCGAACGACTTTGTAGAATCCGAGTATCAACACGAGAAGTGCAGCGAACCAAGACACCAGTTGTCCGGCCTTGGCATCCA from Thalassoroseus pseudoceratinae carries:
- a CDS encoding superoxide dismutase, encoding MAYTLPELPYAYDALEPHIDAKTMEIHHTKHHQAYINKVNAAIEGKSDLESKSIEDLMSDLAAVPEDIRGAVRNNGGGTANHNLFWTVLCPNGGGAPSGELGDAINSTFGSFDQFKEKFAAAAATRFGSGWAWLSVDNGSLVVESTPNQDTPLSEGRTPILGLDVWEHAYYLNYQNKRPDYINAFWNVVNWDEVSRRYAAAK